In Hwangdonia lutea, a single window of DNA contains:
- a CDS encoding tRNA (guanine-N1)-methyltransferase, with amino-acid sequence MNLIKHVSLVVLFFISTLTSFAQAKSDDAPNLSNGTIDQQFDYVLRKSGNFKGTNGQAYEAVKRSMFLTLRAHTIDSLNTLKSKLESSKNTVETQQKEIDDLKSSLNSTQSTLEATNLEKDSMSLLGMQMSKTNYNVLMWTIIAGLLALFILFVYKFNNSNAVTRDAKKALAEIEEEFDDHRRTALEREQKVRRQLQDEINKQKGI; translated from the coding sequence ATGAATCTTATCAAGCATGTTTCCCTTGTTGTTCTTTTTTTTATAAGTACACTTACCAGTTTTGCGCAAGCCAAATCAGATGACGCACCAAATTTAAGCAATGGTACGATTGACCAACAGTTTGATTATGTACTTAGAAAATCGGGTAATTTTAAAGGCACAAACGGTCAAGCTTACGAAGCAGTAAAGCGCAGTATGTTTCTAACCTTAAGAGCACATACCATTGATTCTTTAAATACTTTAAAGTCGAAATTAGAAAGTTCGAAAAACACGGTTGAAACGCAACAAAAAGAGATTGACGATTTAAAGTCGTCTTTAAACAGCACACAATCTACACTTGAAGCTACAAATTTGGAAAAAGACAGCATGTCGTTATTGGGCATGCAAATGAGCAAAACCAATTACAATGTGCTTATGTGGACCATTATTGCTGGTCTTTTGGCTTTATTTATTCTATTTGTTTACAAGTTTAACAACAGTAATGCCGTAACGCGTGACGCCAAAAAAGCATTGGCAGAAATTGAAGAAGAATTTGACGACCACCGAAGAACCGCTTTAGAGCGAGAGCAAAAAGTGAGACGTCAATTACAAGACGAAATCAATAAGCAAAAAGGTATATAA
- a CDS encoding glyceraldehyde-3-phosphate dehydrogenase has product MGFNKTYEKELSFQADRRRATVEFIKIVSDLWYDKSIELVIFRNQLIDRNVSQILNLHEYAGKFVQKPISIFDSVEIAQAIKMLDIPPAKLDIGKLTYEFHLDENKHGNATAFVASKLNDASKNGDITPKDVVLYGFGRIGRLVARELMTRTGKGSQLRLRAIVTRGDINETILEKRASLLRNDSVHGDFPGTVSIDVKNKALIINGTTVNIISANAPEDIDYTKYNINNALIIDNTGAFRDKDALGRHLKSKGADKVLLTAPGKGVPNIVYGVNHLENDPDKVDIFSAASCTTNAITPILKAMEDSFGVTSGHLETIHAYTNDQNLVDNFHKKYRRGRAAGLNMVITETGAGSAVAKALPSLEGKLTSNAIRVPVPNGSLAILNLEIEHATTINGINTILKKYALEGDLVEQIKYELSDELVSSDIVGSSAPSIYDSKATIVRADGKNVLLYIWYDNEYGYSHQVIRLAKYIAKVRRYTYY; this is encoded by the coding sequence ATGGGTTTTAATAAAACTTATGAAAAAGAGTTGTCTTTTCAAGCCGATAGAAGAAGAGCAACCGTAGAGTTCATCAAAATTGTAAGTGACCTTTGGTACGACAAATCTATCGAATTGGTAATCTTTAGAAATCAATTGATTGACAGAAACGTGAGCCAGATTTTAAATCTACACGAATATGCTGGCAAATTTGTACAAAAGCCTATTTCAATTTTTGATTCGGTTGAAATCGCTCAAGCCATTAAAATGCTAGATATTCCACCTGCAAAATTGGATATCGGCAAACTAACTTACGAGTTTCATTTGGACGAAAACAAACACGGCAATGCCACGGCATTTGTTGCCAGTAAGCTAAATGATGCTAGCAAAAACGGCGACATTACACCAAAAGATGTGGTGCTTTATGGGTTTGGTCGCATTGGTCGTTTAGTCGCTCGCGAGCTAATGACGCGAACCGGAAAAGGCAGTCAATTGCGTTTAAGAGCCATTGTGACACGTGGCGATATTAATGAAACCATTTTGGAAAAAAGAGCTTCTTTACTGCGTAACGATTCTGTTCATGGCGATTTTCCCGGAACTGTTTCCATCGATGTAAAAAACAAAGCGTTGATAATTAACGGAACCACGGTTAATATCATTTCTGCAAATGCACCGGAAGATATTGATTACACAAAATACAACATCAATAACGCATTGATTATCGATAATACTGGCGCCTTTAGAGACAAAGATGCTTTAGGCAGACATTTAAAATCAAAAGGTGCAGACAAGGTGTTACTTACCGCACCGGGCAAAGGCGTACCTAATATTGTTTACGGTGTAAATCATTTAGAAAACGACCCGGATAAAGTCGATATTTTTTCAGCAGCGTCGTGCACAACCAATGCCATTACGCCTATTTTAAAAGCTATGGAAGATTCTTTTGGCGTTACAAGCGGCCATTTAGAAACGATTCATGCTTATACAAACGATCAGAATTTGGTTGATAATTTTCATAAAAAATACCGTCGTGGTCGTGCCGCGGGATTAAACATGGTAATTACCGAAACTGGCGCCGGTAGTGCTGTTGCCAAAGCTTTACCGAGTTTGGAAGGTAAATTAACGTCAAATGCCATTCGTGTGCCTGTACCAAACGGCTCATTGGCTATTTTAAATTTAGAAATAGAACATGCAACCACTATAAACGGTATCAATACTATTTTGAAAAAGTATGCCTTGGAAGGCGATTTGGTGGAGCAAATTAAGTACGAACTAAGTGATGAACTGGTGTCCAGCGATATTGTTGGTAGTTCAGCGCCATCCATCTACGACAGTAAAGCTACTATTGTACGTGCCGATGGCAAAAATGTTTTGCTCTATATTTGGTACGACAACGAATACGGTTACAGCCATCAAGTTATAAGGTTAGCAAAATATATTGCTAAAGTTAGACGTTATACCTATTATTAA